One window from the genome of Tachysurus vachellii isolate PV-2020 chromosome 5, HZAU_Pvac_v1, whole genome shotgun sequence encodes:
- the pklr gene encoding pyruvate kinase PKLR isoform X1 has translation MVITFISPGVCVCVCVCVCPSFKPHFTWELISVSKSTLSESQVMDSFIQQQGVHSCVGDSLLEHLCLLDIDQEPITARNTGIICTIGPASCSVSTLQAMVKAGMNIARLNFSHGTHQYHRESIRNIREAVGSSTSDPLTYRPVAIALDTKGPEIRTGLVHGLADGEVNLERGSLVTLVTAEAERDVTDGSRVWVDYPDLSRVVKTGGTIYIDDGLIALTVLHTGDGWVETRVDSGGILCSRKGVNLPGAELVNLPAVSEQDRADLQLGVDEGVDIVFASFIRCAEDVRAVRRALGPSGAKIKVISKVENRQGVQNFDEILSESDGVMVARGDLGIEIPAEKVFIAQKMMIGRCNSAGKPVICATQMLESMVYNARPTRAESSDVANAVLDGADCVMLSAETAKGRDPVEAVFMMHSICREAEAALFHQRVFEDLRRLTDLSSDPTEVTAIGAVESSFKCNAGAIIVLTTSGRSAHLLSRYRPRCPIIAVTRNAQMARQSQLLRGIFPAIFQVPPAKVWADDVDNRVNFGLDIGKAQGFFKPSDLVIIVTGWSPGSGHTNIMRVVTVP, from the exons ATGGTGATAACATTCATttctccaggtgtgtgtgtgtgtgtgtgtgtgtgtgtgtgtccaagctTTAAGCCACATTTCACCTGGGAGCTGATCTCAGTATCTAAATCGACGCTGTCTGAG tcccaGGTGATGGACTCATTTATTCAGCAGCAGGGAGTTCACTCATGTGTTGGTGACTCCTTACTGGAGCATTTATGTTTATTGGACATTGATCAGGAGCCAATCACAGCACGCAACACTGGCATCATCTGCACCATTG GTCCAGCGTCTTGCTCTGTGTCGACGCTGCAGGCTATGGTGAAGGCAGGAATGAACATCGCGCGCCTCAACTTCTCCCATGGAAcccaccag tatcacagagaaTCTATCAGGAACATTCGTGAAGCAGTGGGGTCATCGACTTCAGACCCTCTGACCTATCGACCAGTGGCCATTGCCTTGGATACCAAAGGACCCGAAATACGTACTGGTCTGGTACATGgg cttgcGGATGGTGAGGTTAATCTGGAACGTGGCTCTTTGGTGACACTGGTGACGGCTGAAGCTGAGCGTGATGTGACGGATGGTTCCCGAGTTTGGGTGGATTATCCCGATCTGTCTCGTGTGGTAAAGACAGGAGGAACCATCTACATTGATGACGGACTCATTGCTCTCACAGTGCTGCACACtg GTGATGGGTGGGTGGAGACTCGAGTGGATAGTGGTGGCATTCTGTGTAGCCGTAAAGGTGTGAACCTGCCAGGGGCAGAGTTAGTGAACTTACCTGCAGTGAGTGAACAGGACAGAGCCGACCTGCAGCTGGGAGTGGACGAGGGAGTGGACATCGTCTTCGCTTCCTTCATCCGCTGTGCTGAGGACGTGAGGGCCGTGAGGAGGGCTCTAGGACCCAGTGGAGCCAAAATCAAGGTCATCAGCAAGGTGGAAAACAGACAGGGTGTACAGAA tTTTGATGAGATTttgagtgagagtgatggagtgatggttGCTCGTGGTGATTTAGGGATCGAGATTCCAGCAGAGAAAGTTTTCATTGCACAGAAGATGATGATTGGACGATGCAACTCAGCAGGAAAACCAGTCATCTGTGCCACTCAG atgttggAGAGTATGGTATATAACGCCCGGCCAACCCGTGCTGAGAGTAGTGACGTAGCCAATGCTGTGTTGGATGGAGCCGACTGTGTCATGCTCTCTGCAGAGACGGCTAAAGGGCGTGACCCAGTGGAGGCAGTCTTCATGATGcactca ATCTGCAGGGAGGCTGAGGCGGCTCTGTTCCACCAGCGGGTGTTTGAGGATCTGAGGCGTCTCACAGATCTCAGTTCAGACCCCACAGAGGTGACGGCAATCGGAGCAGTCGAGTCGAGTTTCAAATGCAATGCAGGGGCCATCATTGTCCTCACCACCTCTGGGAg GTCTGCGCACCTGTTGTCTCGGTACCGTCCCCGCTGCCCCATCATCGCTGTGACAAGGAACGCTCAGATGGCCCGCCAATCACAGCTGCTCCGGGGAATATTCCCTGCCATCTTCCAAGTCCCGCCTGCAAAGGTCTGGGCTGATGATGTTGACAACAGGGTCAACTTTGGCCTGGATatag gcaaaGCACAAGGATTCTTTAAGCCAAGTGACTTGGTGATCATAGTGACTGGATGGAGCCCTGGATCTGGACACACAAACATCATGAGAGTAGTGACTGTGCCATAA
- the pklr gene encoding pyruvate kinase PKLR isoform X2, translated as MDSFIQQQGVHSCVGDSLLEHLCLLDIDQEPITARNTGIICTIGPASCSVSTLQAMVKAGMNIARLNFSHGTHQYHRESIRNIREAVGSSTSDPLTYRPVAIALDTKGPEIRTGLVHGLADGEVNLERGSLVTLVTAEAERDVTDGSRVWVDYPDLSRVVKTGGTIYIDDGLIALTVLHTGDGWVETRVDSGGILCSRKGVNLPGAELVNLPAVSEQDRADLQLGVDEGVDIVFASFIRCAEDVRAVRRALGPSGAKIKVISKVENRQGVQNFDEILSESDGVMVARGDLGIEIPAEKVFIAQKMMIGRCNSAGKPVICATQMLESMVYNARPTRAESSDVANAVLDGADCVMLSAETAKGRDPVEAVFMMHSICREAEAALFHQRVFEDLRRLTDLSSDPTEVTAIGAVESSFKCNAGAIIVLTTSGRSAHLLSRYRPRCPIIAVTRNAQMARQSQLLRGIFPAIFQVPPAKVWADDVDNRVNFGLDIGKAQGFFKPSDLVIIVTGWSPGSGHTNIMRVVTVP; from the exons ATGGACTCATTTATTCAGCAGCAGGGAGTTCACTCATGTGTTGGTGACTCCTTACTGGAGCATTTATGTTTATTGGACATTGATCAGGAGCCAATCACAGCACGCAACACTGGCATCATCTGCACCATTG GTCCAGCGTCTTGCTCTGTGTCGACGCTGCAGGCTATGGTGAAGGCAGGAATGAACATCGCGCGCCTCAACTTCTCCCATGGAAcccaccag tatcacagagaaTCTATCAGGAACATTCGTGAAGCAGTGGGGTCATCGACTTCAGACCCTCTGACCTATCGACCAGTGGCCATTGCCTTGGATACCAAAGGACCCGAAATACGTACTGGTCTGGTACATGgg cttgcGGATGGTGAGGTTAATCTGGAACGTGGCTCTTTGGTGACACTGGTGACGGCTGAAGCTGAGCGTGATGTGACGGATGGTTCCCGAGTTTGGGTGGATTATCCCGATCTGTCTCGTGTGGTAAAGACAGGAGGAACCATCTACATTGATGACGGACTCATTGCTCTCACAGTGCTGCACACtg GTGATGGGTGGGTGGAGACTCGAGTGGATAGTGGTGGCATTCTGTGTAGCCGTAAAGGTGTGAACCTGCCAGGGGCAGAGTTAGTGAACTTACCTGCAGTGAGTGAACAGGACAGAGCCGACCTGCAGCTGGGAGTGGACGAGGGAGTGGACATCGTCTTCGCTTCCTTCATCCGCTGTGCTGAGGACGTGAGGGCCGTGAGGAGGGCTCTAGGACCCAGTGGAGCCAAAATCAAGGTCATCAGCAAGGTGGAAAACAGACAGGGTGTACAGAA tTTTGATGAGATTttgagtgagagtgatggagtgatggttGCTCGTGGTGATTTAGGGATCGAGATTCCAGCAGAGAAAGTTTTCATTGCACAGAAGATGATGATTGGACGATGCAACTCAGCAGGAAAACCAGTCATCTGTGCCACTCAG atgttggAGAGTATGGTATATAACGCCCGGCCAACCCGTGCTGAGAGTAGTGACGTAGCCAATGCTGTGTTGGATGGAGCCGACTGTGTCATGCTCTCTGCAGAGACGGCTAAAGGGCGTGACCCAGTGGAGGCAGTCTTCATGATGcactca ATCTGCAGGGAGGCTGAGGCGGCTCTGTTCCACCAGCGGGTGTTTGAGGATCTGAGGCGTCTCACAGATCTCAGTTCAGACCCCACAGAGGTGACGGCAATCGGAGCAGTCGAGTCGAGTTTCAAATGCAATGCAGGGGCCATCATTGTCCTCACCACCTCTGGGAg GTCTGCGCACCTGTTGTCTCGGTACCGTCCCCGCTGCCCCATCATCGCTGTGACAAGGAACGCTCAGATGGCCCGCCAATCACAGCTGCTCCGGGGAATATTCCCTGCCATCTTCCAAGTCCCGCCTGCAAAGGTCTGGGCTGATGATGTTGACAACAGGGTCAACTTTGGCCTGGATatag gcaaaGCACAAGGATTCTTTAAGCCAAGTGACTTGGTGATCATAGTGACTGGATGGAGCCCTGGATCTGGACACACAAACATCATGAGAGTAGTGACTGTGCCATAA
- the LOC132846286 gene encoding potassium/sodium hyperpolarization-activated cyclic nucleotide-gated channel 3: protein MDGAVGGASSDSRPLRNGDTKRRSKGSLPSPGFRLSQASLDGEVAPRRRPSVMSSTRDGTSSLRSGTAAGTPTTPGPPGTAQCASGPRTVGFAASRAALASTSSSCTGVVVVAAGGGVTAGAEPTTTMTMAAGSPDIVPGLDGEEYYSYSNQSTFMQRQLGAMLQPGVNKFSLRMFGSHKAVALEQERLKSAGVWIIHPYSDFRFYWDLLMLLLMMGNLIILPVGITFFKDENTPPWIIFNVVSDTMFLVDLVLNFRTGIMKEDSTEIVLDPKAIRHNYLKSWFAVDFISSIPVDYIFLMVDLEERLDSEVYRTARALRIVRFTKILSLLRLLRLSRLIRYIHQWEEIFHMTYDLASAMVRIVNLIGMMLLLCHWDGCLQFLVPMLQDFPHDCWVYKNNMVNDSWGVQYSYALFKAMSHMLCIGYGAQAPEGMTDVWLTMLSMIVGATCYAMFIGHATALIQSLDSSRRQYQEKYKQVEQYMSFHKLPADVRQKIHEYYEHRYQGKMFDEENILGELSDPLKEEIVSFNCRSLVANMPLFANADPNFVTAVLTKLRFEVFQPSDFIIREGTVGRKMYFIQHGRVSVLTRGNKETKLSDGSYFGEICLLTRGRRTASVRADTYCRLYSLSVDSFNEVLEEHPMMRRAFETVAADRLNRIGKKNSILLRKTSQGGSVASSTLGRGGGPGPGPGPGGASSGRGCAGSCDSILVQQIVKHDSMPAMQDVATGNWIGGTGGTVAGGVSSHPRPVIWAPLVHAPLHTAAAASNVAITLLQQQQQQQGMFFPSTLSICPTSIPVCPSPSSCPLSPPRGPILPPRQSLSAIITPRGGHTSNNLTPSPSAAGLPIIGGAGVTKAPCTPMSSVPAPLQATRTLHNPRLQPEPSVMAGGGANTLPFQKAMPHYAGAKEALMRHVGGGSTQGLPSLGRLTQEARLLSASQPTLLHRGWPHPPLHRKASGGNLLPAPFVMSQAQFVLGGSAGVLSSNNPQVQKTPAQTSLPLPSPRTHAQSATHATPSPTSSSPAKTHASFSSAHVSPASGPATFSPLMPQSQHPKPTHPQSPSPTFSTLDMPSYSNPTPLVPPQTQNSKPSPTSPSQPQSPRSKLSQTPPPPSPLSFTPSTTPSHTRTPTPTQALPPIPVPTQTRTNTPAQTPTSSTIQTQITNQIQTVTSVQMPNVLSPARSPPTQSPVQTQTQTQTATTAQTLSQVTPQTQPSVSVVSQTSATLQIQSRGIPPSPINATQMSAQENTARSPLTQSQTQVLMQSQTASPSMTQTLNSLLISTTTQTQHSTDTTSQNPTLVQTQTLKQTPSSSLPFLTQKASSTLQIPKASQIPAPVSSIQPPSTLQSPQPSSALCPSLQSPAPSSNLPSVSPGLAKSTTTSDLGATNTASFKSGKLDTAALASQKDSDTLRHKLHTNI, encoded by the exons ATGGATGGAGCGGTGGGCGGGGCATCATCGGACTCTCGGCCCCTGCGTAATGGAGACACCAAGCGGCGCAGCAAAGGGAGTCTGCCGTCCCCAGGTTTCCGTCTCTCTCAGGCATCTCTGGATGGTGAAGTGGCCCCCAGACGACGCCCATCTGTCATGAGCTCGACACGAGATGGTACTAGTTCGCTTCGGTCTGGCACGGCAGCAGGTACGCCCACCACACCCGGGCCGCCTGGCACTGCACAATGTGCTTCCGGGCCACGTACCGTAGGGTTTGCTGCGTCCCGTGCTGCCCTCGCATCCACCTCATCCTCCTGCACTGGTGTGGTTGTAGTAGCTGCTGGAGGCGGAGTCACAGCCGGGGCAGAACCAACCACTACCATGACAATGGCGGCTGGAAGTCCAGACATTGTTCCTGGACTGGATGGAGAAGAATATTACAGCTACTCAAACCAGTCAACATTTAtgcagcggcagcttggtgcCATGTTACAGCCCGGAGTCAACAAGTTCTCACTGCGCATGTTTGGATCCCACAAAGCCGTTGCCCTTGAACAGGAACGACTGAAAAGTGCCGGCGTGTGGATCATCCACCCATACAGTGACTTCAG GTTTTATTGGGATCTACTGATGCTTCTGCTGATGATGGGTAACTTAATCATCCTTCCAGTGGGAATCACATTCTTTAAGGATGAGAACACACCACCATGGATCATTTTTAATGTGGTGTCAGACACAATGTTCCTGGTGGACCTAGTTCTGAACTTCAGGACAGGCATCATGAAGGAGGACAGCACTGAAATCGTGCTCGACCCCAAAGCCATCCGACACAACTACCTAAAGAGCTGGTTTGCCGTTGACTTCATCTCCTCCATCCCTGTTGACTACATCTTCCTCATGGTGGACCTGGAGGAGCGCCTAGATTCtgag GTGTATCGGACAGCTCGAGCTCTGCGCATTGTTCGTTTCACAAAAATCCTGAGCCTGCTGCGCCTGCTCCGACTGTCTCGTCTCATCCGATACATCCACCAATGGGAGGAG ATCTTCCACATGACGTATGACCTGGCTAGTGCAATGGTGCGGATAGTTAATCTCATTGGGATGATGTTGTTGCTGTGTCACTGGGATGGCTGTCTGCAGTTCCTGGTCCCCATGCTGCAGGACTTCCCACATGATTGCTGGGTCTACAAGAACAACATGgtg AACGACTCATGGGGTGTGCAGTACTCATATGCTCTGTTTAAGGCAATGAGTCACATGCTGTGTATCGGCTATGGTGCTCAGGCTCCGGAGGGAATGACTGATGTTTGGCTAACAATGCTTAGTATGATCGTGGGAGCAACGTGTTACGCCATGTTCATCGGCCATGCCACTGCTCTTATTCAATCACTGGATTCCTCACGGAGACAGTATCAGGAAAAG tataagCAGGTGGAACAGTACATGTCCTTTCATAAACTTCCAGCTGATGTGAGACAGAAGATCCACGAGTATTATGAACATCGCTATCAGGGCAAAATGTTTGACGAGGAGAACATCCTGGGGGAACTGAGTGACCCACTAAAGGag GAAATTGTGAGCTTTAACTGCCGCAGTTTGGTGGCTAACATGCCTCTGTTTGCAAACGCGGATCCAAACTTTGTGACTGCAGTCCTCACTAAATTGCGCTTTGAAGTATTTCAGCCTAGTGACTTCATCATTCGTGAGGGGACCGTTGGTCGAAAGATGTACTTTATTCAGCACGGCCGAGTGAGCGTCCTCACCAGGGGAAACAAGGAGACCAAACTCAGTGATGGATCATACTTTGGAG AGATCTGTCTGTTAACCCGTGGAAGGAGGACAGCGAGTGTGAGAGCTGATACATACTGTCGTCTTTACTCTCTGAGTGTGGACAGTTTTAACGAAGTTCTGGAGGAACACCCGATGATGAGACGAGCATTTGAAACAGTCGCAGCTGACCGATTAAACCGCATTg GTAAGAAGAACTCCATCCTCTTGCGAAAGACATCTCAGGGTGGCTCTGTGGCGAGCAGCACTCTGGGTCGTGGGGGTGGGCCCGGGCCTGGGCCCGGGCCCGGTGGAGCCAGCAGTGGCCGTGGATGTGCTGGATCCTGTGACAGCATTTTAGTACAGCAGATTGTCAAACACGACAGCATGCCAGCCATGCAGGATGTTGCTACTGGTAACTGGATTGGGGGTACAGGAGGGACTGTTGCTGGGGGAGTGTCCTCGCACCCACGGCCAGTGATCTGGGCTCCATTAGTCCATGCCCCCTTACATACTGCAGCAGCTGCCTCGAATGTTGCCATTACTCTTCTccagcagcaacagcaacagcagGGCATGTTTTTTCCCTCCACCCTCTCAATTTGTCCCACCTCTATACCTGTTTGCCCCTCTCCTTCCTCTTGCCCCCTCTCACCTCCACGTGGTCCTATTCTTCCACCTCGCCAGTCCCTTAGTGCTATCATCACCCCCCGTGGAGGCCACACTTCCAATAATTTAACTCCTTCTCCTTCTGCAGCAGGGCTACCGATTATCGGTGGAGCAGGAGTCACAAAAGCACCTTGCACTCCCATGTCATCAGTCCCTGCCCCTTTGCAGGCCACCAGGACGCTGCACAACCCCCGCCTTCAGCCAGAACCAAGTGTTATGGCAGGAGGAGGGGCTAATACATTACCTTTCCAGAAAGCCATGCCTCATTACGCTGGAGCCAAAGAAGCTCTGATGCGTCATGTTGGAGGTGGGAGCACTCAGGGCCTCCCCTCGTTGGGTCGTCTGACTCAGGAAGCCCGTTTGCTTTCTGCCTCTCAGCCCACCCTTCTCCATCGTGGTTGGCCACACCCACCTCTCCATAGAAAAGCTTCTGGGGGCAACTTACTTCCTGCTCCTTTTGTAATGTCACAAGCTCAATTTGTATTGGGGGGTAGTGCAGGAGTGCTTAGCTCTAACAATCCACAGGTGCAGAAAACACCTGCACAGACATCTTTGCCCCTCCCATCtccacgcacacatgcacaatcagcCACACATGCCACACCCTCTCCCACTAGCTCTTCCCCTGCAAAAACACATGCTTCTTTCTCTTCAGCTCATGTCTCTCCAGCCTCAGGTCCTGCAACTTTTTCCCCACTGATGCCCCAATCCCAGCATCCAAAACCTACCCATCCACAGTCCCCTTCCCCTACTTTTTCCACTTTGGATATGCCCTCGTATTCTAATCCCACTCCCTTGGTACCACCCCAAACTCAGAATAGTAAGCCCTCACCCACTTCGCCTTCTCAGCCTCAGAGTCCTCGTTCAAAACTTTCTCAGactcctcctccaccttctccATTATCCTTCACTCCATCTACAACTCCATCACATACTCGTACCCCAACACCCACTCAAGCCCTACCCCCAATCCCAGTTCCCACTCAAACCAGAACAAACACACCAGCTCAGACTCCAACAAGCTCAACAATCCAGACCCAAATAACAAATCAGATTCAAACTGTAACTTCTGTGCAGATGCCAAATGTACTTTCTCCAGCCCGCTCGCCACCCACCCAAAGCCCAGTTCAAACCCAGACACAAACTCAAACTGCCACCACGGCCCAAACTCTAAGCCAGGTTACACCTCAAACTCAACCATCTGTTTCAGTTGTGTCCCAGACTTCAGCCACTCTGCAAATTCAAAGCAGGGGTATACCACCATCTCCAATCAATGCCACACAAATGTCAGCTCAAGAAAATACAGCCAGGTCTCCACTTACTCAAAGCCAGACCCAAGTGCTGATGCAAAGCCAAACTGCATCTCCCAGTATGACTCAAACCCTGAATTCTCTTCTAATTTCAACCACTACTCAAACTCAGCATTCTACTGACACTACATCCCAAAATCCAACTCTAGTCCAAACCCAAACTCTCAAACAAACTCCATCTTCCTCTCTTCCATTCCTAACACAAAAAGCTTCTTCTACACTTCAAATCCCCAAAGCATCCCAAATTCCAGCACCAGTTTCATCCATTCAGCCTCCATCCACCCTCCAATCTCCACAGCCTTCTTCTGCCCTCTGCCCATCTCTACAGTCTCCAGCACCTTCTTCAAACCTACCTTCAGTTTCACCAGGACTTGCTAAATCTACCACAACCTCTGATTTAGGGGCCACAAACACTGCCTCCTTTAAGTCAGGAAAATTAGACACAGCTGCACTAGCATCACAGAAGGATTCTGATACACTAAGACACAAGCTTCACACTAATATCTAA